GCTTGCATCGTCGAGCAGGCCGGCGTCGGCCAGGGCGCGCTCGGCGGCGGCGACCGCCAGGCGCGACACCCGGCCCATGCTGCGCAGCTGTTTGCGGGTCCAGTGGCCGGGCACCTGGAAGTCATCGATGGGGCCGGCCAGGCGGGTGTTGAGTTCCTCGAAGCGGTCCCATTCGTCCATGCGGCGGATGCCGCTGCGGCGCTGGGCGAAATGCCCGGCGATGGTGGCCCAGTCATTGCCCAGGGCGGTGAGGCCGGCCATGCCGGTGACGACGACGCGGCGCATCAGCACAGCCCTCCGTTGACCGCCAGCACCTGGCGGGTGATGTAGGCCGCCTCGGGCGACATGAGGAAATTCACCGCGCCGGCCACTTCTTCCGGCGTACCCATGCGCCCGGCAGGGATCATCTTCAGCAGCTCGTCCACCGGCACGTGCTCGTCGAGCATGGCGGTGTCGATCAGCCCCGGGGCCACGCAGTTGACGGTGATGCGGCGCTTGCCCAGCTCGATCGCCAGGGCCTTGGCGGCGCCGATCAGGCCGGCCTTGGAGGCGCTGTAGTTGACCTGGCCGCGGTTGCCGATCAGCCCGGACACCGAGGTGACGCAGACGATGCGGCCCGGCGCGCGGCGGCGGATCATCGGCATCGTCAGCGGGTGCAGGACGTTGTAGAAACCGTCCAGGTTGGTGCGCATGACCTGGTCCCAATCCTCTTCGGTCAGCGCCGGGAAGGCGCCGTCGCGGGTCAGGCCGGCGTTGCACACCACGCCGTAGTAGGCGCCGTGGGTCTCCACGTCGGCTTCCAGGATGGCCTTGCAGGCCGCGCGGTCGGCGACATCGAACTGCAGCACCCGTGCCTGCTGGCCCAGGGCCTGGACCTCGGCGGCGACGGCGTCGGCCTCGGCGCGGCCGCTGCGGCAGTGCAGGACCAGGTCGAAACCGGCGCGTGCCAGGCGCAGGGCGATGGCCCGGCCGATGCCACGGCTGGAGCCGGTGACCAGGATGGTGTCAGTCATGGGGGGACTCCTCAGGGCCCGCCTCGGCCAGGTAGCTGGCCACTTGCGGCGGGCGGTAGACATTCAGGCGGGCGCTGGCGTGGATGCCGGGGCCGCGCAGGTGGCATTCGAACACGCCCATGCCGTTGTCGTCTTCCAGCGAACGCAGTGCGTGGATGTGCAACTCGGCGCCGGCCGGGAAGTGCTCGACGTCGCATTCGTACTTGCGGGTGCCGAGCAGGAAGCCCAGCTCCACGGGCTGGCCGAGGCGACGGGCGCGGCAGCCGGCGTAGGCAGCCACGCTCTGGGCCATCAGCTCCAGGCCCAGCCACGCCGGCAGGCTGCCGTCGGCGCGGTTGAACAGGCCGCCGGGACGCACGGTGGTACGGGTGTGGATCTGCTCCTCGTCGCAGCTGTCGACCTGATCGATCAGGATCATGTCGCCGGCGTGGGGCAGCAGTTCGGCCAAAGGCCAGGCAATCATGGGGTGTCTCCGAGAATCAGGCTCACATTGTTGCCGCCGAAGGCGAACGAATTGCTCATCAGTCGGCGCGGGCGGCCCTGGGGCAGGCGATGGCCGCTGTCGGCCAGGGCCAGGTTCGCCAGTTGCGGATCGCGCTGGCCGTCCCACACATGAGGGGGCAGCCGGCCGTCCGGGTTGTGCCCGCTCAGGGCCAGCCAGCAGAAGGCCGCTTCCAGCGCGCCGGCCGCGCCCAGGGTGTGGCCGGTCATGGGCTTGCTCGACGAGCAGGGCGTGCCGGCGCCGAACAGGGCATGCACGGCCAGGCTTTCCATGGCGTCGTTGTGCTGGGTGGCGGTGCCGTGCAGGTTCAGGTAGTCGATCTGCGCCGCGGCCAGGCCGGCATTGTCCAGGGCCTTGGCCATGGCTTGCAAGGCACCTTTGCCGGTGGGGTCCGGTGCCGAGATGTGGTGGGCATCGGAGCTGGCGCCGGCTCCGAGCAAGGCGATGGCATGGCCTTGCGCCGGGCGCGTGCGGGTCATGACGAACAGCGCCGCGCCTTCGCCGATGTTGATGCCGTCGCGGTTCACCGAGAACGGGTTGCAGCGTTGTTCGCTGACCGCGTCCAGGGCACTGAAACCGTTGAGGGTCAGTCCGCACAGGCTGTCGACGCCACCGCACAGCACCGCGTCGCACAGGCCCAGGTCGAGCAGGCGGCGCGCGCTCAGCAGCGCCCGGCCGCTGGAGGTGCAGGCGGTGGAGATCACGTAGGCCGGGCCGCTCAGTTGCAACCAGTCGGCGAGGAATTCGGCGGGGGCGCTCAGCGCTTGCTGGTCGTAACGGTAGCTGTCGGGCAGGGCCCCTTCGCGCAGGTAATGGGCGATGCCGGCGCTGGCTTCGGCGATGCCCGACGTGCTGGTGCCCAGCACCACGCCGACCCGCTGCGGGCCGAAGTCGGCGATCACCTGGCGGATCGTTGGTTCGATCTGCAGGGCCGCGCAGTAGAGCAGCTGGTTGTTGCGGCTGTGCTGTTCGGGCAGCGGCACGGCGGGCAGCTCGCCGCTCACCGCACCCACGGGAGGGCGGCGGTCCGGCACCCAGCCGTCCTGGGGCTGCATGCCGGAGCAGTCACCGGCGAACAGGCGCGCGGCCACCTCGGCCTGGCCGCGACCGAGGGCGCAGACCAGGCCCAGGGCGTTGAGGTAGGCAGTCATGGTGTGCTCTCGCTGGGCAATGGGCTGACTTCATAGCGCAAGCCCTGGCCCAGGTTCAAGGTGAAACGGTCGCTGGCCCGATAGCTGACCTGCCAGCGGTCGCCCAGCCAGCGTTGCTGGCCCTGCTGGCGGGCCTGTGGATAGAGACGCTGCAGTTGCTCGGCGGGTGTCAGGGCGAACAGCACGGCGGCGAACAGTTCGCGCGCTGCCGGGTTGGGCGGCAGCAGGCCGTCGGCCTGCCAACGTGTGCCATCGAGCAACTGGCGGGCCTGGGGGATGCCCAGCAGGTCGAGCAGCGACCAGCGCAGGCGGTGGTCCTCGCCCTGGATCACCAGCAGCCAGTCCTGGCGTTGGCTGTCCTGCTCACGCTGCACGTGCAACTGGCGTGGCAGCGTCAGCGAAGGCAGTGTCTCGGGCAGCGGCGGGTGCGCGGCGCAGGCACCGAGCAACAGGCACAGGCACAGCGCCAGCAGGTGTTTCATGGTTGCTCCAGTGGCTTGCGCGCCACCACGTTGACCAGGGTTTCCTCGCGCTGGCCAACCGGTGGCGGCTTGCGCAGGCCCAGGCGTTCGAGCAGGCCGAAGTCCTTCGAGCGGCTCCACCATAGATAAGGGTAGGACACGTTGTGCGCGGCAAATTCGAAGCCTTGGTCGCGCAGCATCTGCAGGTAGCCTTCAGCGCTTTTCTGCACATGCATGGGGTGGCGGAACAGCCAGCGGATCACCCAGGTGTCGATGTAGGCTTCGGTGGACTCGGCGAACAGCAGGTAGCCACCGGGCTTGAGCACACGGTGGAACTCGGCCAGGGCCTTCTCCTGCTCCACCAGGTGGTGGAAGGTCTGGTGGCAGAACAGGATGTCGACGCTGGCGTCGGGGAACTGCAGCGCCGCGCAGTCGCTGCCGCGCAGCTCCACTTCGACACCCAACCGTTGCGCCTCGGCGGCGCTCAGCGCCAGGCTGTGCGGGTCGGCGTCGGTGCCCAGCAGGCGTGACGGTGCGAATGTTTGCACCAGGTGCTTGAACGACTTGCCCTGGCCGCAGCCGGCGTCCAGCAGCACCGGCGCCTGGGGCGGTTCGCCGTCGAACAGCCGGCGCAGGTCGTTGATCGCCACGCGCAGCACATGGTGCTGCCAGGTGTGGCTGCGCAGGAACCAGAAGCCGATGCGGGTCTCTTCGACGTAGGTGTCGCTCAGGTAAGGCTGTTGGCTCATGCCGGCTCCCTCGCGCACAGCTCGGCCAGGGTGCGCAGGCGGCGCTTGGGCTCGGCGACGAACGGGTTGCGCAAGTCCCAGGCGTAACCGGCCAGGATCGAGCTGATCATGGCGCGGATCTCCGGCGAGCTGCCGGGGTGGTAGATCACATCCTGGAAGCTGCCGTCGTACCAGCCTTCGACATAGGCGCGGAAGGTGTCGACGCCGCGCTTGAGCGGCGTGGCGAACTCGGCCTGCCAGTCCACCGCCTCGCCCTCCAGCTGACGGTGCAGCAGGTTGGCGGCCATGCTCGCCGAGCGCATGGCGATGGTCACGCCCGAGGAGAACACCGGGTCGAGGAACTCGGCGGCATTGCCCAGCAGGGCGAAGCCCGGGCCGTGCAGGGTGCTGACGTTGGCCGAGTAGCCACCGATGGTACGCGCCGGGGTGTCCCACACGGCGTTGGCCAGCACCTTGGCCAGGCTTGGGGTCTGGGCCACGAAGTGCTTGAGGCAGGCGTCCAGGTCGGCCGGTGCCTCGGCGAAGCGCTCGGCGGCGGCGACCACGCCGAGAGACGTGCGGCCATTGCTGAACGGGATGGTCCAGAACCAGATGTCACGGTGTTCGGGGTGGGTGGTGATGAGGATCTTGTCGCGGTCGAAACCGGGGTGGTCGATGCGGTCCTCGATATGGGTGAACACCGCCTGGCGCACCGGGAAGTTCGACGGTGCTTCCAGTTCCAGCAGGCGTGGCAGCACGCGGCCGTAACCGCTGGCGTCGAGCACGAAGGCGCTTTCCACTTCATATTCGTCACCCTCGGGGCGGCGCACCCGCACACGCGGGCAGTCACCGCCCATGTCGACGCTGACGATCTCGTGCTCGTAGCGGATCTCCACGCCCTGGGCTTGCGCCTGGTCGGCGAGCAACTGGTCAAACTGCGCACGCTGCACCTGGAAGGTGCTCGGCTTGCCCTGGGAGAAGGTCAGGCCGAAGTCGAACGCGCTGTATTCTTCGCCCCAGGCGAAGGCGGCGCCGTTCTTGTGCTGGAAGCCCGCCGCTTGCACGGCCTCGAGCATCCCGGCCTCTTCGACGAAGTCCAGGCAGTGGGACAGCAGGCTCTCGCCGATGGAGAAGCGGGGGAAGCGCTGGCGCTCCAGCACCAGCACATCGTGGCCCTTGCGCTTGAGCAGGGCGGCGGCGATGGCGCCGGAAGGCCCGGCGCCGATCACCAGCACCTGGCGTTGTTGCAGTTCACAGTTCGGCATGAGGGCTCCTTGCCGTCGGGGCAGTATTCAGGGGAATCCGGTGCAGGCCGGCCAATGCCGGCATCAGGGTGGCGACCAGGCTCATCAGCATCAGGGCGAAGTACAGCGCCGGGCCGATCAGCCCCTGTTGCAGCAGCAGGTTGAGAAAAACGATTTCGCTCAGGCCGCGGATGTTCAGCAGCAGGCTCTCGCGCCACTTGCTCGCGCCGGCGAACGACGGGGCGGCCCAGCACAAGCCCAGCCAGTTGCCCAGCAGCTTGCTGGCGATCGGCAGGGCCAGCAGGGCGGCCAGTTGCAGCGCATCGAAGCCTTGCAGGGCGTGGTGCACGTCGATTTGCACCACGCCGTAGGTGAGGATCAACGGCACCGCCACGCCCTGTTGCAGGCGGCGGTTCCAGGTGCTCGACAGTGGCAGGCGCATCGGGACCTTGAGCCAGGCCAGGCAGGCCAGGTAACCGATACCGAAGACCAGGGCGTTGAGCCGGTAGTGCTCGGCGACGAACAAGAGTGTCAGGAACAGCGCCCCATACACCTTGGGCGCTCGCAGGCCGATAAAGTGCAGCGGCACGGGCAGGACCGCGGCCAGCAGCGGCCAGGCCAGGCTGCCTGGTTGCAGGCTGCCCTGGCCGAGCCCCAGCAGCAGCCAGCAGGCCAGGTCGATGAGGATCGCCGCCTGCAACAGGCGCCGGCTGGCCGCGGGTGGATAGTCGATGGCGCGCAGGTACAGGTACAGCACCGGGATCGCGGTGATGGCGAACACCAGGCCCAGGGCCAGCGCGGTGAGGCCGCCCTGGTCCAGCAGCCACAGCGCGCAGGCCAGGCCGCAGGCGAAGGGTACCAGGAAACTGGGTATGGCGAGTTTCAGCGCCTCGCGGTCGACGCGCAGCTCGGCGACGTCGGCGAGGATGTGCCCCAGCAGCAGGGCGAAGCTGCAGCCGTACAGGGTCTTGAGCCAGCCCGGCGCGACCAGCGCGGCGCCGTCGAGCTGCCAGTGCGGCTCGACCCACAGCAGCATCAGCAGCGGCAGTACAAGGGTCGCCAGCAGCAGCTGGCTGACGATCGGGATCAGCCCCACGCGCTTGCCGAGCGCGCAGGCCAGCGCGAACAGCAGCAGGGCCAGGGCCCAGAACAACAACACGGTCATGATCAGCTGTGCGCTCCTTCGCGCGACGCGGCCCAAGGGGCCAGGATGAAGCTCATTGCCAGGCCCAGGCTCACCGCCAGGCCGAAATTGCTCACCGCCGGGGTGTTCGACAGGGCCAGCAGGCCGAACGACAGCCAGGTGGTCAGTGCCGCCAGCAGGGTGCCCAGCAGGCTCACCGCCTCGCCGCCGACACGCTCATGCATGAGGATCGCGTAGTCGACGCCGATGGCGGTCACCAGCAGCAGGCCGAACAGGCTGAACAGCGTCAGCGGCTGGCCGAACCAACCCAGCAGGGCCAGGCTGCACAGCGCGGCGAGCAGGGGCAGGGCGACAATGCGCAAGGCTCCGCGCAGGCCGAACGGCAGCACCAGCAGCACCAGGATCAGCGCGCACGACAACAGCTTGAGCTCGGCGGCGCTGACCTGGGTGGCGGCGAACAGCTGGTTCAACTCACCCAGCCGGTCCACCAGTTGCACGCCGGGCAGGCCATCGGCTTGCAGGCGCAGCAAGGCAGTGTCGTTCAGCCCCTGGAGGCTGACGACGGCGGCCACGCCCTGGTCCACCTGGCCCAGCCACAAGGCGCGCCAGGGCTCACCCAAGGGGCCGGCGAGGACATCGTCGATGGACTGGATCGGCAGTTGGCGCAATTGCTTGAGCTCGGCCTGCAACGCGGTTTCCGGAACGCCCTGGGCCAGCAACGGTTGCCAGTGTTCGGGCAGGCGTTCCAGTGCCTGGAGGGTGCGCGCCTGCTCGGCGGGGCTGGCAACCAGGCGGTCGAGGGACATGTAGCCCTTGAGCTTGCCCAGGTCGACCAGCTCGTCGAGTTTTTCCGACAACGCCCGCAGGCGCTCCAGCAGTTGCTGCGGGTTGGCGCCGCGTACCAGGTAGAACTGGCTGGTGGGCTGGTAACCGGTGACGCGCGCGACTGCCTGGGCTTCTTCCAGCAGTTGGGGCGGGCTGCCGACCCACTGGCGCACGTCGTTGCGGCTGTCCAGACGCCACAGCCCGGCGGCGCAGAACAGCACCAGCAGGGCCAGCAGCGCGGCGCTGGGGACACGGCGCAGCAGGCCGGCGCGCAGCTCGGTCAGCCATTGCGCGACCCGCAGCGGCCACTGGGCCGGGCGCAGCTCGACGCCGCCGAGCAAGGCCGGCAGCAGGCACACGGCGCTGAGGTAGGCGCCGACCAGGCCGGCGGCCGAGAACGCGGCGATCTGGGTCAGCGCGGGGAACGGCGTGAAGGCCAGGGCCAGGTAGCCGATGCAACTGGTCGCCAGGCTCAGGCTCAGCCCCGGTAGCGTGAGGCGCACGGCCGGCCAGCTGCGCCAGGGTTGCAGGCTCCAGCTCTTGGACAGGTAGTGCAGCGGGTAGTCGACGGCCACACCGATCAGGCTGGAGCCGAGCACCAGGGTCATCACGTGCATCTGCCCGAACAGCGCCACGCACACCACCGAGCCGAACAGCATGCCCACCAGCACTGGCACGAAGGCCAGCAGCACGCGCCAGCGGCGGAAGGCCAGCAGCAACAGCAGCAGGATGCCCACGGTGGCGCCGCCGCCGACCCAGGTGATCTCGCGGCTGGCCTGTTGCTGGCCGGCCGCGGCGTAGAGCAGGCCGCTGGCCGCCAGCAGCTGGGCGCCTTGCTGGCTGGCCTCGACGCGGGCGTGGGCCAGCAGGTCGGCCACCTGCAAGGGCAGGTGCATGTCGAAAGCGTTGCCCAGGGTGCGGGCGCGCAGCAGCACCCACTGCTGGCCGTCGGCTTCGGCGACCAGCGCGCCGCTGGCGGTGTCCAGTTGCACGTTGACCGGCTTGGGTTGGCTTTGCTGGATGCGGCCGGTCAGGCCGAGCCAGTCATCCTGGCTGGCCACCAGGCTGAAGCCGGCGAAGGGGTCGAACAGGCTTTGCAGGCGTTGTTCGATGAAAGTGTCGGGCTGCTCGGCCAGCAACTGGCGGTCGCGGGCCGCGAGCATCGCCAGGCGTCCTTGCAGCAGTTGCCCGCGCAGGGCCTGCAGGTCGGTCTGCACACTCCACTGCACCTTCTCGAACAGGCCACTGGCCTGCCACTGGGCGGCCAGATGTTCGGCCAGGGCGACGGCCTGTTCGCGTTGGGGGTGGCCGACCAGCACCAGCAGCTCGCGGTTGAGCGGCTCCTGCATGCGTTGCTCGGCTTGCTGGACCAGCGGGTCCTGGGTGGCGCCCGGTACCAGGGTCATCAGGTCGGCCGACAGCGGCGCGCCCCGATGCCATTGCCAGCCGGCCACGGCGAGCATGATCAGCAGCAGGCCCGCGAACAGGCGCGGCAACAGGCGTTCAGTCGGCAAAGTCGCTGCGCTCCGCGTCGCTGAGGGCGCTGGCGCCTTGGCTCTCGGGCATACGCAGCACGGTGCTGTCGCCCTGGGTCTCGCTCAGTTCGATGCGCTCGACGTAACGCCCGCCGGCGATGTCGATGCGGGTGAATACTTGCTTGAGCAGCAGCGAGCGCGGGGTCAGGCGCAGTTGCCAGTGCGTGGCGTCGCCCGACAGCGCCAGTTCGAAGTCGCGTTGCAGGCCGCTGCTGTCGCCTTGCAGCACGGCGAAGAACAGGCGGTTCTGCTCGGCGCCGGCACTGCGTGCGGGCAGCGTTTGCCAGCCGCTCGGGTCGCGGCGGGCGATGCCTTGGGTGTCGATGCGGTAGTCCTGGCGCAGCGGGGTCTGCAGCAGCCAGAGCAGGCCGTGGTCGCGGGCCAGGACGAAGCGGCCCTTGCTGGTCAGTGGCTGGGGCAGGGCGCGCAGGTGTTTTTCCTGGATGAACGGGCCGCTGACCACGGCGGGTTCGCTGAGCTGCTTTTGCAGGTCGTCGAGGGTGAAAGCGAGGGTCAGCGGGCTAACGAACAGCAGCAACAGGGTGAGCAGTGTCGGGACCTTCGCGGGCAAACCCGCTCCCACAGCTTTCGAGGTGCCTGTGGGAGCGGGTTTACCCGCGAAGAGGCTGGCAATGCCAGTGCGCAGGCCGAGGCTCATGGCAGCACCTTGGCGACGGCGTCGAGCATGGCCTGGGGGGAGGCCAGTTGCATCTCGCCGCTTTCGATGTGCACGGCCACCTGCACGGTGCTGGCGCGGGTCATGCGCTCGCCGGTGGTGGCATCGCTGATCAGGTAGTGGATCTTCAGGCGGTTCTCCCACTCCACCAGGCTGGCGCGCACGGTCAGGCGCTGGCCGAAGGTGGCGCCGCGGATGTAGCGCAATTGCAGGTCGATCACCGGCCAGGCATAGCCGCTGGCCTGCATCCGCAGGTAGTCGTGCTCCAGGCGGTCGAGCAGCGCGCAGCGGGCGACTTCCAGGTACTTCACATAGTGGCCGTGCCAGACGATGTGCATGCTGTCGACGTCGAAGAACGGCACGACGATCTCGCTGTCGACGTGGAACACCCCGGGGTTACGCATGCAGCCTCCAGTGGCGCTGGCCGATACGGGCCAGGCACAGGCGCAGGTCGTGCTCGAGGGCACGGTCCTCGGTGACCGGCGCGAAGTCTTCCAGCAGCGCCGCATGCATCTGCGCCAGGGCTGGCGGCAGGGCGTGGGCATCGGCCAGGCGCTGGCGCAGCCAGACGCCCTGGTTGGCGGCCAGCAGGGTGGCGGCGGCGACCTGTTCGGTCAGTTCCAGCACGCGCAGGGCGTCGCGGGCGGCGATGGTGCCCATACTCACCTTGTCCTGGTTGTGGCACTCGGTGGAGCGGGAGAACACGCTGGCCGGCATGGTCTGCTTGAGCGCCTCGGCGGTCCAGGCGCTGGCGCCGATCTGCACGGCCTTGAAACCGTGGTTGAGCATGGCGCGCTCGGCCTCGGCACCCGAGAGGTTGCTCGGCAGGCCATGGTTGTAGCGCACATCCACCAGCAGGGCGAGTTGGCGGTCGAGCAGGTCGGCGACGTTGGCCACCAGGTTCTTCAGGCTGTCCATGGCGAAGGCGATGTGCCCGCCATAGAAGTGCCCGCCATGCAGCACGCGCTCGGCGTCGCCGTCGATGATCGGGTTGTCGTTGGCGCTGTTGAGCTCGGTTTCGATGAACCCGCGCAGCCAGCCCAGGCTGTCGGCCAGCACGCCCAGCACATGGGGCGCGCAGCGCAGCGAGTAGCGGTCCTGCAGGCGGTGCAGCGGCGGCAGCGGGGCGTCGATGGCCAGGTCCTGGCGCAGCCAGGCGGCGACTTGTGTCTGGCCGGGGTGCGGCTTGGCGGCGAACAGGCGCTCGTCGAAGTGCTCGGGGTTGCCCTGCAGGGCGATGACATTGAGCGCGGTGATGCGCGTGGCCAGCTTGAGCAGGTAGTCGGCGCGGGCGAAGGCCAGGCAGGCCAGGCCGGTCATTACCGCAGTGCCGTTCATCAGCGCCAGGGCTTCCTTGGGGCGCAGCACCAGGGGCTGCCAGCCCAGTTCGCGGTGCACGTCGGCGCTGGTGCGGCGTTCGCCGCGGTACATCACTTCGCGCTCACCCGACAGGGCCGCCGCCACGTACGACAGCGGCGTCAGGTCGCCGCTGGCGCCGACCGAGCCTTCCTCGGGGATCAGCGGCAGGATGTCGTGCTCGATGAAGGCCTGCAGGCGCTCCAGCAGTTCCAGGCGCACGCCGGACACGCCATGGCTCAGCGAGCGCAGGCGCGCGGCCAGCACGGCGCGGGTGGCCGGTGCGTCGAGCAGTCGGCCCAGGCCGCAGCCGTGGAAGGTGTAGAGGTGGCGGGGCAGGGCCTCGACATGCTCCAGCGGCACGGCCACCACGCAGGAGTCGCCGTAGCCGGTGGTCACGCCATAGATCACCCCTTCCTTGTCCAGCAAGGTGTCGAGGAAGCGCGCGCCACGGGCGATGCGCTCGCGGTAGGCGGCGTCGGCCTGCAGGCGCGACGGGGCGCGGCGCTCGGCCAGGGCCAGGACGTCTTCGATCGCCAGCGGCGTTTCGCCGAAGGTTACAGGCTCATGCGGATGCATCGTCATCGGTCTTCCAGAAGGGGTAGAAATTGAACCATTGCAGCGGTGCCTGGGCGCAGTAGTGGCCCAGGCGTTCTGCGTAGCGGGCGGCCCACTCGGCGATCACCGCGTCGCGCTGGCCACGGCGCCACTGCAGGCGCTCGACGAACGGCTCGAGGGTGACCTGGTAGCGGCCCTGTTGCTTGAGGCAGAACAGCAGGTTGAGCGGGCAACCCAGCAGCCCGGCCAGCAACCACGGCCCCTGGGGGAACGCCGCCGGGTGGCCGAGGAAGTCCACCTCCACGGTGCGCCCGCCGTGCAGCGGCACGCGGTCGCCGGCGATCGCCAGCCATTCACCGCGTTCCAGGCGCTCGGACAGTTGCAGCATCACTGCCGGGTCCAGTTCGCTGACCTGGATCAGACGCAGGTGGCTGGCGCCGGCTTCGCCCAGCAGGCGGTTGAAGTGTTCGGCGTGGCGAGTGTGCACCAGCACGTTCATGGTCACCTGCTCGCCGATCTCGGCCAGGGCCCGGCACACTTCCAGGTTGCCCAGGTGCGCGCCCACCAGCATCTGGCCGCGCTCGCCACGCAACTGCTGGCGCAGGTTGGCCGGATCGACGATGTCGATCTGCGAAAGCGCCAGCCGGCCGTTCCACACGTCGAGCTTGTCCAGCAGGGCTTCGGCGAAGGCCATGAACTGGCGAAACACGCGCCACTGGCCGGGGGCCTGGACCTGGCCGGCGCTCCAGCGGTGCAGGCGCTGCTGGTACTGCCAGGCGCTGCGCCGGGCGCGGCCACCGAAGACGAAGAAGTAGGCGACGATTACATGGATCAGCGGGCTGAGCACGCGCCGCCCGAGGAGGCGGGCGAGGGTGGCGGTGAGCTTCATCAGCCAGAAGCTGCCGCGCTCCTGGTGCTCGGCCCAGTGTTGCGGGCGCTCGTTCATCCACGCCACCTGCGCCAGAGGATCAGCGGGGCGCGCAGGAGCATGCCGAAGAACAGCTTGGCGTGCATCTTCGAGATCAGCGCGTTGTCGTGAAACAGGCGAAAGTGCGACAGGCCGTCCTGGGGGTAGTGGACCTTGGTCGGCAGCCAGCGCATCGGCTGGTTGCGCCACGACAGGCGCACCAGGATTTCCGGGTCGAAGTCCATGCGCCGGCCGAGGCTGACGCTGTCGATCATCGCCAGGGTCGCGGGCAGCGGGTAGACGCGAAAGCCGCACATCGAATCCGGGATACGCAGCGACAGGCTGTTGATCCACACCCAGACGTGGGTCAGGTAGCGGGCATACAACCGGCCCTTGGGCACGCTGGCGTCGTACTGTGGATAACCGCACACCAGGGCCTGCGGGTAAGCCTGCGACTGTTCCAGGAACCGGCTGACATCAGCCAGGTCATGCTGGCCGTCGGCGTCCACCTGCAGGGCGTGGCTGAAGCCCAGTCGCGCGGCTTCGCGCAGGCCGGCCATCACCGCGCCGCCCTTGCCCTGGTTGACCGCCAGGGTGACCAGGTGAACGTCGTCGCGTTCGGCCAGTTGGCCCAGTACCCGGGCGCAGGGGGCATGGCTGGCGTCGTCGACCAGCACGCAGGGCAGGCCGGCGCGCAGCAGGTCGTCGACCACCTGGGGCACCGCCTGCTCGTGGTTGTACACCGGGATCACCGCGCAGGGCTTATGCATGAGCGGCCTCCAGCACGATGCGGCCACTGGAGCAAGGCTGCCCGGCGCAGGTGTAGGCGAAGTAGAGCTTGCCGCGGGCGGTGTCGAAGCGCAGGGTCAGCAGCAGCTCGTCGCCGGGGCGCACCAGTTGCTGGAACTTGAGCACTTCCATGCCGGCGAAACGTCGGGCCAGTCGCAGGTGCGAGGCAGCCAGGGCGATTGCCCAATCGATCTGGACCACACCCGGGAGCACGGGCGTTTGCGGGAAGTGCCCGGGGAAGCAGGCCAGGTCCAGGGGGATGGCCAGACGCAGATGCAGTTCTTCGCCTTGCTGCGTCTGCTCCAGCACCTCTGGTGCCATGCTGCGCGGGGCCAGCAGCAGGGCCTGCAGCTCGGCCTGGGGCAGTTTGCCCTGAGTGTTGAGCGGCAACTGGCGTGCCAGGCGCCAGCGCCGTGGCAGGGCCAGTGCCTCGCAGTGGCCGGCCAGGTGCTGGCGCAGCCCATCGATCACGGCGCGGCGGCCCTGGTTGCGCAGGGCGTGCAGGCCGGCCGGGGTCAGGGCTACCAGGGCGCCGAGATAGGCGCGGCCTTCCTCGATTACCCCCAGGCGCGTCTCGGCGACCCAGGCATGGGCGCACAGGGCCTGCTCGAGCATGGGCAGCGAGATGCGTTTTTCTTCGAGCTTGACGATGCGGTCCAGCCGGCCGAGCAGGCGGAAGCGCCCGTCGTCGCTGAACTCGGCGGCATCGGCGCTCTGCTCGATGTGCCCGGCAGGCAGGTAGGGGGATGCGATGCGCAGGGCGCCGTGTTCATCCTGGCTCAAGCGCACGTCGGCGAACGGTTGCCACAGGGGTTGGCCCTGGCGCCAGGCGATACCGCCGGTCTCCGAACTGCCGAGGAT
This genomic stretch from Pseudomonas entomophila harbors:
- the fabG gene encoding 3-oxoacyl-ACP reductase FabG; the encoded protein is MTDTILVTGSSRGIGRAIALRLARAGFDLVLHCRSGRAEADAVAAEVQALGQQARVLQFDVADRAACKAILEADVETHGAYYGVVCNAGLTRDGAFPALTEEDWDQVMRTNLDGFYNVLHPLTMPMIRRRAPGRIVCVTSVSGLIGNRGQVNYSASKAGLIGAAKALAIELGKRRITVNCVAPGLIDTAMLDEHVPVDELLKMIPAGRMGTPEEVAGAVNFLMSPEAAYITRQVLAVNGGLC
- a CDS encoding hotdog family protein, which produces MIAWPLAELLPHAGDMILIDQVDSCDEEQIHTRTTVRPGGLFNRADGSLPAWLGLELMAQSVAAYAGCRARRLGQPVELGFLLGTRKYECDVEHFPAGAELHIHALRSLEDDNGMGVFECHLRGPGIHASARLNVYRPPQVASYLAEAGPEESPHD
- a CDS encoding beta-ketoacyl-[acyl-carrier-protein] synthase family protein gives rise to the protein MTAYLNALGLVCALGRGQAEVAARLFAGDCSGMQPQDGWVPDRRPPVGAVSGELPAVPLPEQHSRNNQLLYCAALQIEPTIRQVIADFGPQRVGVVLGTSTSGIAEASAGIAHYLREGALPDSYRYDQQALSAPAEFLADWLQLSGPAYVISTACTSSGRALLSARRLLDLGLCDAVLCGGVDSLCGLTLNGFSALDAVSEQRCNPFSVNRDGINIGEGAALFVMTRTRPAQGHAIALLGAGASSDAHHISAPDPTGKGALQAMAKALDNAGLAAAQIDYLNLHGTATQHNDAMESLAVHALFGAGTPCSSSKPMTGHTLGAAGALEAAFCWLALSGHNPDGRLPPHVWDGQRDPQLANLALADSGHRLPQGRPRRLMSNSFAFGGNNVSLILGDTP
- a CDS encoding class I SAM-dependent methyltransferase — encoded protein: MSQQPYLSDTYVEETRIGFWFLRSHTWQHHVLRVAINDLRRLFDGEPPQAPVLLDAGCGQGKSFKHLVQTFAPSRLLGTDADPHSLALSAAEAQRLGVEVELRGSDCAALQFPDASVDILFCHQTFHHLVEQEKALAEFHRVLKPGGYLLFAESTEAYIDTWVIRWLFRHPMHVQKSAEGYLQMLRDQGFEFAAHNVSYPYLWWSRSKDFGLLERLGLRKPPPVGQREETLVNVVARKPLEQP
- a CDS encoding NAD(P)/FAD-dependent oxidoreductase — its product is MPNCELQQRQVLVIGAGPSGAIAAALLKRKGHDVLVLERQRFPRFSIGESLLSHCLDFVEEAGMLEAVQAAGFQHKNGAAFAWGEEYSAFDFGLTFSQGKPSTFQVQRAQFDQLLADQAQAQGVEIRYEHEIVSVDMGGDCPRVRVRRPEGDEYEVESAFVLDASGYGRVLPRLLELEAPSNFPVRQAVFTHIEDRIDHPGFDRDKILITTHPEHRDIWFWTIPFSNGRTSLGVVAAAERFAEAPADLDACLKHFVAQTPSLAKVLANAVWDTPARTIGGYSANVSTLHGPGFALLGNAAEFLDPVFSSGVTIAMRSASMAANLLHRQLEGEAVDWQAEFATPLKRGVDTFRAYVEGWYDGSFQDVIYHPGSSPEIRAMISSILAGYAWDLRNPFVAEPKRRLRTLAELCAREPA
- a CDS encoding sodium:proton antiporter, coding for MTVLLFWALALLLFALACALGKRVGLIPIVSQLLLATLVLPLLMLLWVEPHWQLDGAALVAPGWLKTLYGCSFALLLGHILADVAELRVDREALKLAIPSFLVPFACGLACALWLLDQGGLTALALGLVFAITAIPVLYLYLRAIDYPPAASRRLLQAAILIDLACWLLLGLGQGSLQPGSLAWPLLAAVLPVPLHFIGLRAPKVYGALFLTLLFVAEHYRLNALVFGIGYLACLAWLKVPMRLPLSSTWNRRLQQGVAVPLILTYGVVQIDVHHALQGFDALQLAALLALPIASKLLGNWLGLCWAAPSFAGASKWRESLLLNIRGLSEIVFLNLLLQQGLIGPALYFALMLMSLVATLMPALAGLHRIPLNTAPTARSPHAEL